The Actinomycetota bacterium genome contains the following window.
GCGTTGGCTTCGCACGCTCGAAGGCGTCGATTCGGCCCGGGTTGTGGCGGCCGGCTATTCGGCTGGCGGCCACCTGGCGGCGTGCGCGGGCCTGCTGCCGCCCGTCGAACCCGGCTCCCCATCGCCGAGACCTGACGCCATGGTGCTGCTCAATCCGGTCACCCAGGTGGTGCGGCCGGGCGATTACGAGGTCATCGAGGAACTCTCGCCGATCGCGCACGTCACTCCCGGCGCGCCTCCCACGCTGATCTCATACGGCACACGCGATTACTTGAGACCGCTGATCACGAAATTCGCGGACGCCTTGCAAGCCGCCGGCAACCGTTGTGACGTGGTCGCCATGGATGGTGCCCATACGGTCGTTCACGCGCCCCTCCGCAAACGCGAGGCCTACATCGCGGCAATCCAGCCGATCGACGACTTCCTCGTCGCGCTAGGAATCCTCAGGGGTGGTGTCGACATTGCAGATCACGTGGACGCCATGGATGCGTTCGAGATTCTCGGTGGGCGCTCGGAAATGAGCGACCCCCGAAAGACAAGACCTCGACGTACGCGTCTCTCGTAGAGAAGCAGGCGTGGGCAGCGTTAGTCCTGGAGCACGTGCGATCGCAACCGCGCGCGACGAGCGACTCAGCCAAGCGTCAGCAGGCCACCGAGCACGGCGGCGCCCGCAGCGACGGAGGCGACTCCGGCGGCCCGGCCGATGACGCGTCCGAAGGGCGCCGTCTTCTCGACCAGGACGAACAACGCAATCGCCGCGATCCACAGGAGGTTCATCACGCCGCCTACGAACAAAAGGGTCATGAGCACCCAACAGCAGCCCAGGCAGAACAACCCGTAACGGACGCCCAGCCGAATCGAGCTCCCACGCCAGTACCGGGAGATGAGCTCCGCAGGAGACCGGCACTTGTCGAGACAGACGCGCTTGAGCGGAGTCAGCTGGTATACGCCGACGGCGATCAGGATCAAGCCACCGATCACTCGGCTGTTCGACTTCAGCTCTGAGGAAAGCAGACCGGCACGATCCAGGCCCCACTGCCCGGCCGTCGCGGCCACGCTGAACGCAGTCCAGACGAGGACATAGCCGGTCACGAACACGAACGTCGGGGGTAACGGGCTCCCGTCTCTCCGCGCCTTCCGGGCCGCTGCCGCGTAGATGAGCGTCATTGGGATCGCCGACGGCAGCATCATGCCGACCATCATCACGGCCCACATAACGAACCGAAGTACGATGGCCGGTGAACCGGAGTCCATCGCCATCCCGTCCATGTGGGTGCCCATGTCCATCGTGCGAGACAGGTGGACGACGTAGGTCCATGCGATCGCAACAACCGCCGCGATGGCGAGGATGATCGGGATCCGGTCGCGGCTCAGAGCCCAACCGAAGGACCGTCTTGCAACGGCCGTCA
Protein-coding sequences here:
- a CDS encoding DUF2182 domain-containing protein — translated: MDMGTHMDGMAMDSGSPAIVLRFVMWAVMMVGMMLPSAIPMTLIYAAAARKARRDGSPLPPTFVFVTGYVLVWTAFSVAATAGQWGLDRAGLLSSELKSNSRVIGGLILIAVGVYQLTPLKRVCLDKCRSPAELISRYWRGSSIRLGVRYGLFCLGCCWVLMTLLFVGGVMNLLWIAAIALFVLVEKTAPFGRVIGRAAGVASVAAGAAVLGGLLTLG
- a CDS encoding alpha/beta hydrolase, producing the protein RWLRTLEGVDSARVVAAGYSAGGHLAACAGLLPPVEPGSPSPRPDAMVLLNPVTQVVRPGDYEVIEELSPIAHVTPGAPPTLISYGTRDYLRPLITKFADALQAAGNRCDVVAMDGAHTVVHAPLRKREAYIAAIQPIDDFLVALGILRGGVDIADHVDAMDAFEILGGRSEMSDPRKTRPRRTRLS